The following DNA comes from Miscanthus floridulus cultivar M001 chromosome 5, ASM1932011v1, whole genome shotgun sequence.
AATTATGTGACCTTACCTTACACATTGGCAGACATTTAATATCTTCTACAATATGAGAATTTCAGTTGGCAGAAAGCGACGTTTACATGTCTTACCTTCCTCTTGCACACATTTTTGATCGTGTTGTGGAGGAATTGTTTATTTTCCATGGTGCCTCTATTGGATTCTGGCGAGGGGTAAGCATCAATGACACTGTGTTCTCACCTGAATACCTTTTTGTCATTTTTTGTTGGGCCTCTAGTGACTGTAACTTCTTTGTCACAGGATGTTAAGCTGCTAGTTGAAGATATTGGTGTGCTGAAACCAACAATTATGTGTGCTGTTCCTCGTGTTCTTGATCGGATATTTTCTGGTAAGGAGCTAGTTATGGCTTGTCTCGGTCTCATAAATAATTTTCATGGATGAGATATCTAATGTGGTTATGAGCGGCAGAATAATACAATGTACTGTATGATTATTATCAGGTTGTTTTTGGCATTGATGCTTATAGGTCTATTAGTTTCCTTCATTAAGTACTTATTCTGCACTTTCTTATTAATTAATGCTTATGGTGTAACTTGcacctttgtttttttttgtacAACTGTATCTGGTGGTCCCATAATAATCTTGAGGTGCCTTAGCCAGATGTCCTAATCTACTATTCACCTTAGTAGATTACATATATCCATATCGTCTCTAGTCTCTTAGCTACTTCGTCATGTCCTGACTGTACGGCTTACCCCATTAGTCTGTTATTTAATTTATGAATCTGTATTCGTGCTCTCACTACAGGAAGAATTGTTATAAACTGTGCGACCGTGAGGTTTTCAGACCTGGTTTCCTCATAAACTGGATCAATTATATTTCTCcataattgaaaggcagagctcctgccattgcgttcaaaaagaaaaggaagaattgTTAGGCGAGGTTGTTTCAGTCTTTCGTATAAGCTCATGCATGAACCTGATGTCTTTGTCTATCTATTGGTGCAGTTTCCATTCACTGTTCAAAAGGCTTTGAAGCCACCATTGTCTCTGCAATTTTGCGTGTTCATGGGTATACTCTTCTCACATTTACCTGATTGTTTTCAGGACTACAAGCAAAAATTTCCTCTGGTGGGTTTTTAAAGAGTACACTGTTTAATGTTGCTTACAAATTGTAAGTTTTCTGTCCTAAATATTCTTAAATCAATATTTCTTCTGAGTGTGCTAATGATAACCTTTTTCTTTGACCAATAAGTGCCTGTACCTGCAGTTACTCACATTTTACAAGTGAAAGTATTTAAGTCCACATTGTATTTTGCAGCAAGCATTTTAGAATGATGAGAGGAGCTAAGCACAATGAAGCTGCTTCCATATGTGACAAAGTAGTTTTTAGTAAGGTAATCAAATTAGGCAGACAACAATTCTTGATTATGTATGCTCTTTAGACTATTTACCATTTAGAATTGAACTTATTGGTTTTCAGGTGAAAGAGGGTCTTGGTGGAAACGTTAGAGTTATTTTATCTGGAGCTGCTCCACTTGCTACCCATGTTGAAGAATACTTGCGAGTGGTGACATGTGCACATGTCTTACAAGGATATGGTACATTTCTTTTGTGATGTGAAAGCTAGAAATTCCTACTCTTGCGATTGATTCATGTTAAAACCTTGCTCCTGACTCGGGAGTCCTGAGTACTGACGTTTTTCTGCTGCGGTTTGTCTAGTTGGAGCCCCTTATAATTTAGTAGTGTCTAAGATCCACAACGAAAGCATGGAAAATTGGTGTAACTGTGTAAATTAAGTTGCTACGTCATAGTTGGCAGCTTAGTTTAGTTAATTGATAAGAGTGTCTTATTGGTTTTCTGCTTGCAGCATGACTAATGCTGTTGGCTTGTAGTCGGTGTAGTTAACGATCACCCAATAAATAAGATTCTGTCAGCAGAATGGTccacttttatttattttttcatgaCATGCACTTAATTTTAAATCGATTTCAACATAAACAGAGAAGAATAGTAAGAATTTAATATATTCTAGCCAAGTTAGGTCACGTGCAAGCTGATGATGCTTTTATTGAGGATGTGAACAGAACTTGCTTCTCTTCTCCAACCTATACCCGTACTTGAATGTCTTCACTCATCTTCTTTCCTTTTAGGTCTCACGGAAACTTGTGCTGGATCTTTTGTCTCGCTACCAAATCAAATGTCCATGATAGGAACTGTTGGCCCCCCAGTGCCAAACATCGATGTTCGTCTGGAGTCGGTCCCAGAAATGGATTACGATGCACTCGCGAGCACGCCTCGTGGAGAGATATGCATCAGGGGAGAAACATTATTCTCAGGATACTACAAGCGTGAAGACCTTACAAAGGAGGTCCTGATTGATGGATGGTTCCACACTGGTAGTGTTGCCCGTACTACTGCTCTGTTTTTACATAGTGATCACAATATTTATGACACACATTGTTAGCAGTTAAAATTCGATGTAGAACTCCAGGGTTCCAGTCATATACCATCACCAGAATTTCCTATTTTGTGCTTCAACCAAGCAGAAATCTGACACATCTCCATGTTCTGTTGCAGGTGACATTGGTGAGTGGCAACCTGATGGATGTATGAAAATCATAGATCGCAAAAAGAATATATTCAAACTTTCACAGGGTGAATATGTGGCGGTTGAAAATTTGGAGAATGTTTACGGCCTTGTTTCTGCTCTAGACTCGGTATGTAATGCTCAACATTTTAATTTCTCTGGCATTTTGAATTTTTCTGTAACATCATTCTATATATGAAATGCTAATAAAACTGGATTGTTTTGCTTATGCTTCTGTCCTAGTTGTTCTGCTGAAGGAACTTGAATTGTCTTCAATCTTTTTGAACATTTTTTTTAGATATGGGTATATGGGAACAGCTTTGAGTCCTTCCTTGTTGCTGTGGTCAATCCCAACAAGGAGGCTCTCGAGAGTTGGGCTGCAGCAAATGGAATAAGTGGTGATTTTGAGTCCTTGTGCAAGAATCCAAAAGCAAAAGAATACATTTTAGGAGAACTGTCAAGAATAGGAAAAGAGAAGAAGGTGAGGAATATGattgttcttttgttttgcttgttCCAACGATTCTTGTCTGCTTGCTACTGATGCACATATCATAACCCGACTTGTTTCCTCAGCTCAAAGGTTTTGAATTCATAAAAGATGTGCACCTGGAACCAGTACCGTTTGACATGGACCGTGATTTGATCACTCCGACATACAAAAAGAAGCGTCCGCAACTGCTCAAGTACTACCAGGTACTTCTTTTTGAACTATTGGCGCAAAGTTGGTCCAGTATATTCTGTTTATTGCAAGCATAACAGTGTGTTTGTTGAAATGTCCTTGAATTAGTTTAAGCTGTATGAACGAGATAGCATCTTATGATACTCGCCTGTTACAATTACAATAGTGATGCTTGTATTATTGTATACCCCTGAGGCTATTATTGTTTCATTTTATTAGCATTCTTTTGCTTGTTTATGGGTCTGTGATGTGTTGCAGTGAGACAGGAGAGTGTTTTCTGAGTTGTATCCTCCAATTTTGCAGGGCGTGATTGACAACATGTACAAAAGTGCTAAGTGAACTCACTCTACAGTACAGAACATGCAGATGAAGATTCCAAACGCTGAATCTTGAAGGAGCAGACATAAGTTTTGCTGTGTATATGTTCGTAGTTTGTATGCcagaattctttctgtaacagTTTTTCAGAAACGATTTGCCTtgggcatatatatatacacacagcaAGCGGGCAATGTGGCCAGCAGGCAAGTACAGATACCGTTTCAAATTGCTTGAACTATGAAACTGCCAATTAGCTAAGGCCAGTCTTTGGGGTTTCATGTCCCAGTTTGACTCAGTTTGTTGAAAACAATGTAGATAAGTTTCATCCCCATAAAACTCATTTCATccatgaaacttttatcatcTATTTTATGCCATGTCAGCTTATTTAAAGTCATGAAACTCCCATTGGGACTGGTCAAACGGTGAATACTGATTGACAGAAGAGTTACTGCTCGGGGTGAACTTCCAgtcattatattattattattgcatCGCACACCTTTGCTTGTGTCACACTGTCACTTGCAACATGTCAAATTCTGCTTAGATCTAGGTATGCGTTTCTCTTTTGAGTGCGATATGTAAGAATCTTTCTCTCGACTCTCGTCCTAATGTTCAAATCGGCCTGTCTCGGCCGGTCCTAATGTCCAGGCCAGCAGTTGAAGTTCCTGTTCTTACACTGTACTCATCCAGCAACGAAACCGGTGAGTGGTGACGCATCGCTGCAGCCCGCACTGCTGCTGTTTCGTTTCTGGAGCTgctgcagcagccagcagctccCCTTGAAAATCCAAGGGAGCAGTGTTGGGCTTCAGCTCATCAGCGTTTATCAGCAGACCAATATTCGTTTGGACTTTGGTGCTGTGTTTGCAGTGACACGAACGCCACAACCACCTTCACCAAATGTGACGATCTCGTTGGCCGTCTCGTCTTTTAGACCGGGACCGCAGCTTAGTACGGCAAATTACACGTAGCTGGACATGTATTACGAAAGAAACAGGCTGTG
Coding sequences within:
- the LOC136450245 gene encoding long chain acyl-CoA synthetase 4-like, with product MQNVAEVEPGRPAADGRPAVGPTYRSAFARDGFPPPVPGMDSCYDIFRMAVEKYPNNRMLGHREIVDGKAGAYVWKTYKEVFDIANKIGNSIRSCGLAKGSRCGIYGANCPEWIITMEACNAHGIYCVPLYDTLGAGAVEFILCHAEVEIVFAEEKKIELLVKTLPKSNEFLKTIVSFSKVTQEQKEEVRKYGLSVYSWDEFLSLAADQEFDLPVKEKSDICTIMYTSGTTGDPKGVLISNASIICLIAGVDRLLSSQNEELAESDVYMSYLPLAHIFDRVVEELFIFHGASIGFWRGDVKLLVEDIGVLKPTIMCAVPRVLDRIFSGLQAKISSGGFLKSTLFNVAYKFKHFRMMRGAKHNEAASICDKVVFSKVKEGLGGNVRVILSGAAPLATHVEEYLRVVTCAHVLQGYGLTETCAGSFVSLPNQMSMIGTVGPPVPNIDVRLESVPEMDYDALASTPRGEICIRGETLFSGYYKREDLTKEVLIDGWFHTGDIGEWQPDGCMKIIDRKKNIFKLSQGEYVAVENLENVYGLVSALDSIWVYGNSFESFLVAVVNPNKEALESWAAANGISGDFESLCKNPKAKEYILGELSRIGKEKKLKGFEFIKDVHLEPVPFDMDRDLITPTYKKKRPQLLKYYQGVIDNMYKSAK